GATCGCGCCGATGGGCTCGCCGTCGGGCACGATGACGCGCACCTGCACCTCCTGGCTGGCGCCGGGCGCCAGGTTGATCGCCGCGGCCGAGGCCACGTCGGTCCAGGTGGCGCCGCCGTCGGTGGAGATCTGGTAGGTCCAGGTCGGGTGCGTGGAGCCGGACTCGGCGAAGGTGACGCTGGCGGCCTCGTTGCCCAGGTTGCTCACGGTGTGGGTGTAGACGATCGTTCCCGGGCTGGTGACGGTGCCGTTGCGGTCGGGGGTGAAGCGCAGGTCGGCAACGGGGTTGACGATCAGGTCGGTGGTGATCGTGTCGCTGATCGCGGGGTTGGCGTTGCTCGTCGCGGTGATGGTGACGTTGTCGTCGGCGGGGTCGTTCGGGTCCTGGGTGAGCGGCGGGGCGCCGGCCGGAACCTCGACGGCGAGGACGAAGCAGGCCTTCTCGCCCGGGTCGAGCAGCCCGGTGTCGGTCACGGGCGCGGGGGCGGGGCTGTCGAGGACGCCGTCGCAGTCGGGGTCGGGGTAGATCGTGGGGGTCATGCCCGACGGCACCGTGACGCCGAGGTCGTAGGTGTCGGGGTTCTGGCCGGTGTTGCTGACCTCGAAGCCGTAGTAGGCGGTCGCGCCCGGATCCACCGCGGCGGGGGCGGGGTTGTCGTTGGCGGGGTCGCCGTCGCCGGAAGCGCCGTCCTTGGCCAGGTCGAGGGCGTAGCCCGACTGCACCGGCGGAACGACGTCGTGGGTCTCGTTCCAGACCGCCGGGTCGCCTTCGGAGGTGGCGCGCACCGTCAGGTCGGTGTCGCTGGCGGTGGTGACGTCCGCGGGAATCGTGCACTTGACGACGTAGTCGAGGGCGGCGCCGGCGGCGAGGGGGCCGACCGGGTTCGCCAGCGGGGTGGTGCCGTCGGCGGCCATGATCTGGCAGGTCCAGCCGGCGGGCACGCCGCCCACGTCGAGGGTGTAGCTGTCTTCGACGTTGCCACCGTTCGTCAGGGTGTTCTTGAAGTAGACGACGTCGCCGCCGTGAACCGCTTCGTTGATGCGCTGGGCGTCGTCGTTGCGCGGGTCGCTGGTGTCGGTCGTCTCGGCGTAGGTCCAGGTGGTGCCGCTGGGGTCGGTGTAGCTGGCGGAGAAGCCCGCGCCGTCGGAGTCGGGGTCGCCGGCGGGGCCGTTCAGGACCGCGCGGCTGGCGCCGACCGGGGTGCGGGTGGTGTTCGACTCGACCTGTTCGCCGGTGTCGCCGCCGTCGCCGTCGCCGCTGGCGTCGAAGTTGACGGTGGCGGTGTTCTCGATGGTGGTGCCCGCGGGGGTGCCGGCGTCGACGGTCACCTGGAAGCCGAGCCGGTACTGCGCGCCCTGCGGGAAGAAGGCGCCCGCGCCGGCGATGAGCAGCGCCACCTCGCTCACGTCGGAGCCGCTGGCGGGCTCGGTCGCCGTCCAGGCGCCGCCCACCTTGTAGATCACGCTCACGCTGCCCGCGCCGGCGGTGCCGCTGGCGCTGCCGAGGACGTAGGTGGTGTCGGCGGGGATCGCGTCGGCGATGAGGATGCCGTCGGTGGGGGTGCCGTCCACCACGGCCACGCCGGTCACCGCACCGGCGGCGCGGCCGCCCTTGTTGGAGCCGTGCACCGCGTAGTCGATGGTGGCGCCGGGGACGACGGTGCCGCTGGGGCTCGAGCCCTTGGCGGCGTCGAGCACCGCCTGGCTGGTCACCACCGCGCGCGCCCAGTTGGCGGTGTCGGTCTGGGACGGGTCGCCGGTCGAGGCGCCGCTGAGGTTGGCGTGGCCGGTGTTGCCGTCGGCCTCGCCGGCGGGGATCACGGCCTCCACGATCACGCAGGTCGAGGCGTCGGCGTCGAGGCGGACGCTGGTGACCTCGACCTCGCCGGGGTCGACCGTGCCGTTGCAGTTGGCGTCGTGGTAGATCTTGACGCTGCTGAAGTCGAAGGCGTCGGCCGTGCCCTGGGGCGCGGTCAGCTGGATGGTGTCGGCGATGTTGCCGGTGTTGGTGACCACGTAGTTGAAGTAGACGGGCGCTCCCTGAAGGCCGGTCTTGATCTGGCCGGGCGCGGCCTCGGTGCCGTCGGGGGTGATGGTGAAGCCGTAGACGGGCTGCACCACGGTGACGACCTCGTTGGAGGTCGTGGTCTGGGGCTGGCCGGAGGAGTCCGTGTACTTGGCCGAAGCCTGGTTGCGGATCTCCGTGCCCGCGGGCGTGCCCGCGGCCAGGGCCAGACCCAGGGCGAAGAAGAGGACGAAGACGAACTTGGAACCTACGCTGGCTAGCTTCATGAAATCGATGCCTCCCTCGTTCATCGCACGACGGTGCGAAGACGGACGGTAACGGTCTGCCCGGCGTCCAGCGCGGGCAGCACCCAGCGCACGTGGGTGTACGCTTCGGGTTTCACTTCGACTTCCCGTTCCTGCTCGACGCCGTCGGTCACGACGACGACCTTCCTGTAGAGCGGCGGGCGCGCGTACCGCGCGCCGCCGTCGAAACTGAACTCGGGCCGCACCGCAACGCCGCCCAGGTCGAGCGGCTCGGCCGAGCCCGCCAGGTAGCGGGTGCCCGGGGGTACGGGAATCACCAGGACCACGTCCTCGAGCGCCCGGTCGGAGCGGTTGGTCGCCGCGAGCCGCCACTCGAGCGTCTCGCCCGGCGCCGCGCTCGCGGCGCGCTCGAACACCTCTAGGCGCTCCCCCTCGGCGTTCGTCACCTGGAGCACGCGGAAGGAGGCGAGCTCGAGCCACAACGGCGGCACCGCCGCGACGGCCAGGGCGAAAAAAACCGCCGTCCATACAGCACGGCGCAAATTCATCGATACACTTCCTTCATATTCCAATAACCTCCCAGAGCAGTATAGAAACAACTTTCGTTAACCTACTACCCCTATTTGGGGGTGTTTTACCTCTCTAAAGGAGGAGTATACCGCCCGGCCGTTAAACGCATGTCAAAAAAGCGCCCCCGCGGGCGCACCTCCCCGGGTTTGAACCGGGTACAAGGAAACCGCTTCAGCCCAGGCTCTCGCGGAAGGCCTGCTCCACGAGCGCCTCGCTGCGCTCCAGGAAGGCGCGGTAGCGCCGCACGAACGCCAGGGCCTCCGGGGTCAGGCGGCTCCGCCCTCCGCCCTCGCCCCCCGAGTGCGACTCGATGAGCCGGAAGCCCAGGGCCGCCTCGACGCGGCGCACCCGGGCCCAGGCGGCGCGGTAGCTGAACCCCGCCGCCCGCGCCCCCGCCTTGAGGCTGCCGCTGGCGTGCACCGCCTCCAAGAGCCGCAGGGTGCGCGGACCCATCAGGTACTCGCCCGTTTCGGTCTCCAGCCAGAACTTGGCGCGCGGTCGCATGGTCCCCTCAGTAAACCATCTCCCCGGCCACGTAGGCCCGGGTCAGCGCCTCACGAGGACGGACGAAGAGCCGCTCGCTGGGGGCGCGCTCCACGATCCGTCCCCCCAGGAGGAACCAGGTCTCCTGCCCCAGCCGCCGCGCCTGGTAGAGGTTGTGGGTGACCAGGACGATCGTGCGGCCCTGCCCGTGGGCCTCGCGCAGCAGCCCCTCGACGCGGTCGACGTTGCCCGGATCGAGGGCCTGGGTGGGCTCGTCCAGGAAGAGGACGTCGGGCTCGATGGCGAGCGCCCGCACCAGCGCCAGGCGGGCGCGCTCGCCCCCCGACAGCGAGACCGCGGGCTGGGCCAGCTTGTCGGCGAGCCCCACCCGCTCGAGCCACGGCCGCACCCGTCGCGCCGCCTCGCGCCGGCGCACGCCGCGCAGCTCGAGCCCGAAGGTGGCGTTGGCGAGCACGCTGCGATCGAGCACCGTGCGGTCCTGATCGAGGAAGACCGCCCGCCCCTGCAGCTCCACGCGGCCGCGGTCGGGGCGCTCGAGTCCCGCGAGCAGGCGCAGGAGCGTGCTCTTCCCCGCACCGCTGGGCCCGATCACGGTCACGAAGCGGCCCGGGGGCACTTCGAGCGCTTCCACCGTGAGCTCGAAGCCCGGGTAGCGCCGCACCAGCCCCTTGCTCCGGATCACCGCCGCTCCCCCCAGACCACCAGGACGGCGGTGACGACCAGCGTCACCCCCAGCAGCACCGCCCCCAGCGCCAGCGCGCTCTCCAGCTCGCCCTTGCGGGTCTCCAGCACGACCGCGGTGGTGAGCACCCGGGTGTGAAAGCGGATGTCCCCGCCGACGATCGTGGCCGCCCCCACCTCGCTGATCGCCGCGCCGAAGCCGGCGGCGAGCGCCGCGACGATCGGCCGGCGGCTCTCCCAGAGCAGGGTGGCGAGCACCTGCCGCTCCGTGCCGCCGAGGCCGCGCACCAAGCGCCGCACCCCCTCGGCGCGCACCCGCACCGCCGCCAGGGTGAAGCCGGCGATCATGGGAAAGGCCAGCACCGCCTCCGCCAGCACCATGGCCAGCGGGGTGAAGAGCAGCCCCAGCCCGCCCAGCGGCCCGCTGCGCGAGAGCAGGAAGTAGAAGAGCAGCCCGACGACCACCGGCGGCAGCCCCATCCCCGCGTAGAGGACGACCTGGGCGCCCATGCGCCCCCGCCGCGGCCGCGAACCCAGCCACACCCCGAGGGGGAGGCCGAAGAGGGCGGCGAGCAGCGTGGCGGCCCCCGCCACCCCCAGGCTGCGGGCGGCGATCTCCCCGACCTCGGCCCAGGCGAGGGTCAACTAAGGGTTCACCTCCACCTTGCAGCGGCCGTAGAGGGGGTTGAAGAGGCTCTTCCCGAAGCGGTCCTTCAGGTAGGCGCCGATTTGCTGCTGCACGTCCGGACGCAGCAGGTAGGCGCGCAAGGCGTAGGCCGCCTCGCGGTTCGCCCCGGGGAAGCGCTCGGGGTTCACCACCATGTAGCCGTACTGGTTGAGCATGCGCGGATCGGGGCGGTCGAAGAGGCCTTCGAGGTCCACCTTGTCGCGCATGAAGAGGAAGGTGCCGAGGTCGGTGAGGGTGTAGGCGCGCTTCTCGGCGGCCAGGGTGAGCGTCGCCCCCATGCCGCTGCCCGACTCCAGGTACCAGGGGCGGCCCGCGGGGTCGAGCCCGGCGGCGCGCCACAACGCCTGTTCGCGGTGGTAGGTGCCGGAGTTGTCGCCGCGGCTGACAAAGGCGGCCTCCGCCGCGAAGATGCGGCGCATGGCGTCCAGGGCGTCCGCGGCCGCGCCCACGCCCGCAGGGTCGGCGGCGGGGCCGGCGATCACGAAGTTGTTGTAGGCGATGCAGGCGTGGGCCACGCCCTTGCCCTCGCGCAGGAACCGGGCCTCCAGGTCGGGGGCGTGCACCAGCACGGCGTCGGCGTCGCCGCGCCCGGCGATGGCCAGCGCCTGGCCGGTGCCCACCGCGATCACCTGCACCGGCACCCCGGTCTCGCGGGTGAAGCCGGGGAGGATCGCCTCGAGCAGGCCCGAATCGTTGACGCTGGTGGTGGTGGCCAGGCGCAGCGGCGCGGCCGCCAGCGCCGCCCCCAGGAGCAGACCCAACGCGATGAGCTTCTTCATCGGTCACCTCCGTATTGCACGACGTTGCAACACCCCCATTCTAGCGCCCGCGCCCCCGGCAAACGCCCCGCCTGGCGGCGGGGCGTGCAACGGACGGTCCGGTTAGCGTTTCTTGCGGCCGCGGCCGCGCTTCTTGCCGCCTCCGGCGTCCCCTCCGGAGTCGGAGCCGCGCATGAAGCTCTTGAGCTTGTGCTCGAACTCGGGGGCCTGCCGCGGCAGCCTCCGGGGCTTGGGCGGGTCGACGGGCTTCTCCATGAGCTCCTTGATGGAGAGGTCGAGCCGCCCCTTGTCGTCGCGCCCAAGGACGAAGACCTCGACGATGTCGCCCTCGTTCAAGAAGTCGCGCACGTTCTTGACGAACTCGTGCGCGATCTCGGAGATGTGCACGAGTCCCGATTCGCCTCCGGGAAGCTCCACAAAGGCGCCGAAGTCCATGACCCGCGTAACGCGGCCTTCCACGATGCTGCCTGCTTCGTACTTCATTCAGTTCTTCCTCCATGGGGCGCGACCCGCACGCTGGCGGCAGGGACCTAAGGCAAGGCTTTTCGCGCTCACGATGGGGCCACTATAGCACATCGCCCCCGGCAGGCAAGCCCGTCTATATAACGCTTTTCATGCGGCAGTCCCTGAAGTGATATATTGGCGGTACGGAGGTCGCCGTGTCCGAGTTGTGGTTCGAACCAACCCCCGACGAACGCGCGCTGCTGGGCGCGCTGGGAAGCTTCCTGACCGACCGCGTGGTGCCCACCGCCGCCGAGCGCGACGCCTCGGGCGCCTTTCCCCACGACCTCGTCCGCGAGCTGGGCGAGCTGGGCGTCTTCGGCCTGCAGGTGCCCGAGGCCTACGGCGGGCTGGGCCTGCCCACCCGCACGGCCGCCCGCATCCTCGAGGAGATCGCCTGGGCCGACGGCAGCCTGGGGCTGACCGTCGCCAGCCACAACTCGCTGGCCACGGGGCACCTGCTCCTCGATGCCAGCGAGGAGCAGAAGGAGCGGTACCTGCCGAAGATGGCGAGCGGCGAGTGGCTGGGCGCCTGGGGGCTGACCGAACCCGGCGCGGGCTCGGACGCCGCGGCGCTTTCGACCCGGGCCGAGGAGGCGGACGGCGGCTGGGTGCTGAACGGGACCAAGCAGTTCATCACCCAGGGTTCGGTGGCCGGGGTCTACGTGATCAACGCCCGAACCGACCCCGCGCCCGAGGGCAAGCCCCACCGCGGCATCAGCACCTTCGTCTTCCCCGCGGGCACGCCGGGGCTCACGATCGGCCGCAAGGAGGACAAGCTGGGGCTGCGCAGCTCGGACACCGCGCAGCTGATCTTCGAGGACCTGCGCCTGCCCGCGGACGCCCTGGTGGGCGAGCGGGGCCGCGGGTTCTACACCGTGCTGCGTGTGCTCGACGGGGGGCGTGTGGGCATCGCGGCGCTGAGCGTGGGCCTCGGCCGCGCGGCGCTCGAGTTCGCCGCCCGCTACGCCGGCGAGCGCCGGCAGTTCGGCCGCCCCATCGGGCGCTTCGAAGGCGTGGGCTTCCAGCTCGCCCAGATGAGCACCGACCTGGAGGCCGCGCGGATGCTGTACCTGAAGGCGGCCGAGCTGAAGGACGCCGGGCGCGACTACACCCTGGCCGCGGCCCAGGCCAAGCTCTTCGCCAGCGAGGTGGCCACCCGCGCCGCCGACGCGGCCATCCAGATCCTGGGGGGCTACGGCTACATCAAGGACTACCCGGTGGAGCGTTACTGGCGCGACGTGCGGCTGATGCGCATCGGCGAGGGCACGAGCGAGATCCTCAAGCTGGTGATCGCCAAGCGGGTGCTCGAGCGCTACTCGGCCTGAACGCGGCCTTCCCCCAGTTGGGGGTACGCCGACCCGGCGGACTCGGCTACCCTGAGGGCATGAAAGGCGCGAAGGGCCGCGGTGCGGGCGCGCGCCGCGGCGGAGCCGCACGGCGCGGCGGCTTCACGCTCATCGAGCTGCTCATCGTCCTCGCCATCGTCGGCGTCCTGGCCGCCGTCCTGCTGCCCTCGCTCGTCCGCGCCCGGGTGCTGGCCAACCAGCAGGCCGCAAACGCCTTCGCCCACAACGTCTACAAGGCCTCGTTCGCCTACGTGGCCGCCTCGTCCGATTTGGCCGTGGTCACCGACGGCGACTGCCGCGACGGTTACACCGCCGGTGGCTACCAC
This genomic stretch from Oceanithermus profundus DSM 14977 harbors:
- a CDS encoding DUF11 domain-containing protein, coding for MKLASVGSKFVFVLFFALGLALAAGTPAGTEIRNQASAKYTDSSGQPQTTTSNEVVTVVQPVYGFTITPDGTEAAPGQIKTGLQGAPVYFNYVVTNTGNIADTIQLTAPQGTADAFDFSSVKIYHDANCNGTVDPGEVEVTSVRLDADASTCVIVEAVIPAGEADGNTGHANLSGASTGDPSQTDTANWARAVVTSQAVLDAAKGSSPSGTVVPGATIDYAVHGSNKGGRAAGAVTGVAVVDGTPTDGILIADAIPADTTYVLGSASGTAGAGSVSVIYKVGGAWTATEPASGSDVSEVALLIAGAGAFFPQGAQYRLGFQVTVDAGTPAGTTIENTATVNFDASGDGDGGDTGEQVESNTTRTPVGASRAVLNGPAGDPDSDGAGFSASYTDPSGTTWTYAETTDTSDPRNDDAQRINEAVHGGDVVYFKNTLTNGGNVEDSYTLDVGGVPAGWTCQIMAADGTTPLANPVGPLAAGAALDYVVKCTIPADVTTASDTDLTVRATSEGDPAVWNETHDVVPPVQSGYALDLAKDGASGDGDPANDNPAPAAVDPGATAYYGFEVSNTGQNPDTYDLGVTVPSGMTPTIYPDPDCDGVLDSPAPAPVTDTGLLDPGEKACFVLAVEVPAGAPPLTQDPNDPADDNVTITATSNANPAISDTITTDLIVNPVADLRFTPDRNGTVTSPGTIVYTHTVSNLGNEAASVTFAESGSTHPTWTYQISTDGGATWTDVASAAAINLAPGASQEVQVRVIVPDGEPIGAIDTNRITANADYPTATDDSAGVTDTTTVVGGDLRIEKRGETCADAACATITSADASQAKPGEYIRYTVTASNIGTADLKKVIVSDPLPGYTDFASVSASTTVAGAQLLFSTDGTTWSPTAPTTLATGQAVFVGLDSNADGAVDENDLLAPGASLTLIFTVQVQ
- a CDS encoding DUF11 domain-containing protein produces the protein MNLRRAVWTAVFFALAVAAVPPLWLELASFRVLQVTNAEGERLEVFERAASAAPGETLEWRLAATNRSDRALEDVVLVIPVPPGTRYLAGSAEPLDLGGVAVRPEFSFDGGARYARPPLYRKVVVVTDGVEQEREVEVKPEAYTHVRWVLPALDAGQTVTVRLRTVVR
- a CDS encoding winged helix-turn-helix domain-containing protein, whose protein sequence is MRPRAKFWLETETGEYLMGPRTLRLLEAVHASGSLKAGARAAGFSYRAAWARVRRVEAALGFRLIESHSGGEGGGRSRLTPEALAFVRRYRAFLERSEALVEQAFRESLG
- a CDS encoding ATP-binding cassette domain-containing protein, whose amino-acid sequence is MIRSKGLVRRYPGFELTVEALEVPPGRFVTVIGPSGAGKSTLLRLLAGLERPDRGRVELQGRAVFLDQDRTVLDRSVLANATFGLELRGVRRREAARRVRPWLERVGLADKLAQPAVSLSGGERARLALVRALAIEPDVLFLDEPTQALDPGNVDRVEGLLREAHGQGRTIVLVTHNLYQARRLGQETWFLLGGRIVERAPSERLFVRPREALTRAYVAGEMVY
- a CDS encoding ABC transporter permease — its product is MTLAWAEVGEIAARSLGVAGAATLLAALFGLPLGVWLGSRPRRGRMGAQVVLYAGMGLPPVVVGLLFYFLLSRSGPLGGLGLLFTPLAMVLAEAVLAFPMIAGFTLAAVRVRAEGVRRLVRGLGGTERQVLATLLWESRRPIVAALAAGFGAAISEVGAATIVGGDIRFHTRVLTTAVVLETRKGELESALALGAVLLGVTLVVTAVLVVWGERR
- a CDS encoding substrate-binding domain-containing protein yields the protein MKKLIALGLLLGAALAAAPLRLATTTSVNDSGLLEAILPGFTRETGVPVQVIAVGTGQALAIAGRGDADAVLVHAPDLEARFLREGKGVAHACIAYNNFVIAGPAADPAGVGAAADALDAMRRIFAAEAAFVSRGDNSGTYHREQALWRAAGLDPAGRPWYLESGSGMGATLTLAAEKRAYTLTDLGTFLFMRDKVDLEGLFDRPDPRMLNQYGYMVVNPERFPGANREAAYALRAYLLRPDVQQQIGAYLKDRFGKSLFNPLYGRCKVEVNP
- a CDS encoding S1 RNA-binding domain-containing protein, yielding MKYEAGSIVEGRVTRVMDFGAFVELPGGESGLVHISEIAHEFVKNVRDFLNEGDIVEVFVLGRDDKGRLDLSIKELMEKPVDPPKPRRLPRQAPEFEHKLKSFMRGSDSGGDAGGGKKRGRGRKKR
- a CDS encoding acyl-CoA dehydrogenase family protein, with translation MSELWFEPTPDERALLGALGSFLTDRVVPTAAERDASGAFPHDLVRELGELGVFGLQVPEAYGGLGLPTRTAARILEEIAWADGSLGLTVASHNSLATGHLLLDASEEQKERYLPKMASGEWLGAWGLTEPGAGSDAAALSTRAEEADGGWVLNGTKQFITQGSVAGVYVINARTDPAPEGKPHRGISTFVFPAGTPGLTIGRKEDKLGLRSSDTAQLIFEDLRLPADALVGERGRGFYTVLRVLDGGRVGIAALSVGLGRAALEFAARYAGERRQFGRPIGRFEGVGFQLAQMSTDLEAARMLYLKAAELKDAGRDYTLAAAQAKLFASEVATRAADAAIQILGGYGYIKDYPVERYWRDVRLMRIGEGTSEILKLVIAKRVLERYSA
- a CDS encoding type II secretion system protein — its product is MKGAKGRGAGARRGGAARRGGFTLIELLIVLAIVGVLAAVLLPSLVRARVLANQQAANAFAHNVYKASFAYVAASSDLAVVTDGDCRDGYTAGGYHVAAAGPMVAACRVTDADGNGVPEVEVQDRYGNTYRF